The following proteins come from a genomic window of Diprion similis isolate iyDipSimi1 chromosome 8, iyDipSimi1.1, whole genome shotgun sequence:
- the LOC124409155 gene encoding uncharacterized protein LOC124409155, translating to MSSAFLLDYHFHNSDAKYELILTRTNTDLNAVLQTNTTEKFKITLKKVEWLLPYIKLADKPKIQLLDYIAKDSAIPMRFRSWETYVYPMLPSTTRHVWAVKTSTPLEKPRYVIMGFQTARKNEALKNASEFDHFRIRDVKLFLNSQCYPYGNLNLDISNNQYAILYDMYVQFQTSYYNKEAEPLLSKSEFIKRAPLIVIDCSKQNESLKIGPVDIRLEFEASVEFPRNTAAYCMILHDRVVEYSPISGTVKKLV from the coding sequence ATGAGTAGTGCATTTCTTTTAGACTACCATTTTCATAACTCTGATGCTAAATATGAGTTGATTCTCACACGCACTAACACCGATTTAAATGCTGTACTTCAGACAAACACTACCGAGAAGTTTAAAATTACCCTTAAAAAAGTCGAGTGGCTGCTACCCTACATCAAACTAGCCGACAAGCCGAAAATCCAGCTACTTGACTACATCGCCAAGGACTCGGCCATTCCCATGAGATTTCGTTCTTGGGAAACGTACGTGTATCCGATGCTGCCGTCAACGACGCGGCATGTCTGGGCGGTCAAGACATCGACGCCGCTGGAGAAGCCTAGATACGTCATAATGGGATTCCAAACTGCAAGGAAGAACGAGGCATTGAAAAATGCTAGCgaattcgatcattttagaATAAGAGATGTGAAACTCTTTCTCAACTCACAGTGTTACCCCTATGGGAATTTAAATCTAGATATTTCCAATAATCAATACGCCATTCTGTACGATATGTATGTCCAGTTTCAAACATCCTACTACAACAAGGAAGCCGAACCTCTGCTCTcgaaaagtgaatttataaaacgcgCGCCCCTGATCGTCATCGATTgctcaaaacaaaatgaatcgttgaaaatcgGACCGGTGGACATCCGGCTGGAATTTGAAGCAAGCGTAGAATTTCCTCGAAATACCGCAGCCTACTGTATGATCTTGCACGATCGGGTCGTTGAGTACAGTCCGATTAGTGGCACGGTGAAGAAATTAGTATAA